Genomic segment of Notolabrus celidotus isolate fNotCel1 chromosome 1, fNotCel1.pri, whole genome shotgun sequence:
CGTGCATTTATAAAACATCACCGTAGTCCAGCGCAGACAGAAAAGTAGCAGCAAccagttttttctttgcttcaaaagaaagacatgatctaattctaaaataaaaacccagctttaatttcaactttttaGCAAGCTGCTGGATGTGAGGGTTAAAGGTTAAAGTGTCATCAATTAAAATACCAAGGTATCTATTGTATTGCCTTGTTATGTTTGTGACCAAACTACGACATCTAGGCTGTTTCTCAATACCAAGTACGCCGAGTGCGGACTTCCGAACTTCCGAAGCACGGACTTGGGAGAACGACTGGGGAGTTCAGACTCCCGAGGACGGGAGGCCGCAGTGCGGTCATTGTACAATTGGAACAGCAGCGTACTCATGACGTCACTTCCTAGACTTGCCCGTCTACCTCCGGTGATAATCCCTGTAATAATCcctgtaatgttttattatttttacattaaaataaactatGATGTAAAACAAATCCCTGCCtccgtttgttttaactttaaaaatattaatatgtaGATGTATTTATCCGAACCTTACATATAAAAGCCATTGGCGGGAAAACGTTGTTGTTGATATCAATAGCCAAATACACGATTGAAATCAACGAAACTTCACATttccaaagtgtaaaaaaactaaactaaactacaaAATGGATAGAGTCATGGTGGCCGTTGCTGCAGGTTTGCTGTACAAAGCAGCTGAAGAGGAGGCTGCCCAGCTGAGAAGGCAAATCCAGTTGAGAAGAAGCAGGAGGCGGAGGAGATTGATGAGAAGACGTGCCTTATTAGCATATCTCTGTACCCTTGTACGTTGGTTTAACCCCACTCATTGGTATTTACACTTGACAGTTTCCTCAGTACATCTAGATAAAAGCTACAACGGGTTTGTATTGTATAGATAACTGGTTAAACACAGGTGGTCTTTCGTTTATATAGGCTCAGTATGGATAAACACCTCACTATATAAATGCCTAGAGGTTAATATTTATCTCAGAGCTGTTGTATTAGGTCTACAAAATGAAGTGTTGAGTACAGGTTTGACACTTCATATAGTTTTTTATAGTATATAGTTTAGTAACTGATTAACTTACATTCCATATACATACCTGTCCTTTGTTTTCGTGGTACTCAAACACCTGGAGGTTTATACTGTGACAGGCCAATGAAAATTAGATGTATAAAACATCAATACATTGATGCAAAGAACCCATACCTAATTTGTGTCACAAATATCATTAgtcattaaataaaacagacttcAACACAAAAAGGACATCATGTACAACCCTGATTCCAAAAAAGTGTAGACACTTTAAATCATAATTGAATTAAATCATAATTGAATGTGATAACTTGCCACCCCTTTTGACATATGTATCATAATAAAATTCatcaaaaaagataaataaataaaaaaagaagacaggcaTATAAAACACCTATTTGGAAAATTCTACAGATAAAACACACCCATTGGCAATAGGTGATAGTGACATGTCTGGGTGTGTAAGGGGCATCCTCAGTTCACACGAAGGGATGGTAGAGGTTCACACAAttatataaaacaacattacTACATGGGCTCGGGGACAATTCCTAAAACTTTTAGGGTTTTACAGTCAGTAAAAAACAGTTTGttaattattctgtttttatttctgatttatACTATGTCTCAACTTTTTATTAGAAGTCAGAGTTATATATGATACAGTAATCATGTAGGCCACTTTATCTCTTTTGACTTATAACCTGTGCTCTTACCACTTACCAAGAATTGACAGAAATACAAACTTTCTCACACCTCACTTAACAGGTCAGGTGTTAAAGGGGAATTTAATTTTGGAAGGAttaaaaaattcaaacaaaatatcAATTAACATACAGTTCAATAAATATTTAgtggtaaaaacacacaagtaatAAATACCATGCATAATAACTATTAAAATCAatgctaataaataaataaatacatctaaaaatatttttcttttgttttcataaacagGACCAAAGTCCCTTGCAAACATATGCAATGGTCAATGCCCATGTGCCCATCCTTGCCAGCTTCTTCTCTGGAGCTGACTTGAAGCCAGCCTTCAGGCTGTCCAGGGACAGCTTCAAGCTGCTGATGCAGATGCTGCCAGGTGAAAAAACTCACGGCTGGGGACGTGACATAGAGGTGCTGGTGACTCTCTACTGGCTTGCCTGTGGAGCCTCTTACAGGGTCACTGCTGACGTCTTTTCAATGCCCTTGGCCACAGTCTGCAGGATTGTTCATAACCTGGTGGAGGCATTGATGACGATACTCCATCGAGTCATTCATTTCCCAAAGCCAGAGGaaatggaggaggtgggggctGGCTTTGTCTGCCTTGCTGGCCATGAGGCATTCCGGCATGCGGCTGGTGCCATCGACGGGTGTCACATCCGAattgttcctcctgcagagccacagaaaaaatattattaCAACAGAAAACTGTTCCCTTCCATTCTTTTGCAAGGCATCTGCAACGCAAAGGGCGCATTTGTGGATGTCTACATTGGCAATCCAGGATCAGTGCACGATGCACTTGTTCTTCGGAGATCACCAATGTACCGCCAGGCCCTGTATCCTCCAGATGGGTACTTTCTCCTTGGAGATGGAGGATATCCATGCCTGCACCATCCTGTTGCTATTATGACTCCATTCCGCCAGCCTATAGCAagtaagctctctctctctctctcacactcactcactcactcacacacacagcattgtaaggagagagagagagagagagagagagagagagagagcaaattGTTAGTTGAAAGACTTTAAAACTCAACATATTTTCTCTGTGAATTTTGACTTACAGGCCAAGTTGAAGCCCGGTTCAACAGGCATCATGCCAGAGCGAGGAGCATTATAGAGCGCACCTTTGGCATCCTGAAGACGCGCTGGCGCTCCATCTTCCTGAGGGCCCTAGAGATCCGACCTTTGTTCGTACCAAAGGTTGTTGCTGCCTGCTGCATTCTGCACAATATATGTGTGGCAGCAGGTGATATCCTGGAtctggatgaagaggaggaggaagaggaagtccCGGTCCCCGATGACAGTGAGGATGATGCAGACAATGCTGACACTGAAGAGAGGGCGCTGTCAGGGAACGTTGTTCGCGGAAGGCTTGCCGCTCAAATTTCTGCTCCAGAGGCACTGCCAGTATTTCTGGGTGAACATGACTACATCTAAACTTCTCCAGATGTGGTCATGTTCACTGGAAATACTGGTCATGTTGCAGCATAAAGATGCTGTTTGCTGCAACATGGGTCTTGCACTACATTTAGCTAGATAGATAGAAAAACATAGATAGACAGTTAGAtagacacacataaacagataGACAAACATAGATAGACAGTTAGATAGACATACATAAACAGATGATAGACAAACATAGATAGAAAGTTAGAtagacacacataaacagatagatagacaaacATAGATAGAAAGTTAGATagacataaataaacagatagatagacataAATAACCAGATAGATAGGCATATAATAGATAGATATAAATACATTGTAtatattggttttttttttcattgtatataTCTTCATTTGTTGCAATGTTCTTTTTCATGTTCTGACTCAATTCAATTTCTCTGCATAACTGTAAATAGTTGTTAATAACTGAAATAAGGGCCATTtaatcacttttgtttttgtaattttaaaatTTATTTACAAGTTTTTCAAATAGGGCCAGGTATCTCTCTGCCTGCTCATTTGCtgccctctgtctctcctcttctctggccaacgcctctctctccctctgctcatcCCTCTCTGCCTGCTCCTTCATAAAAGCCAGAAGATCCTCCCGGTCCCTGGTCCTCTTCCTTGGTGGCTGGCTAACACTGGCCTCTGCTGCAGATGGGGCAGAGGCTGGTGTGCTGACTGTGCCACCTGTAGTGGCAGTGAGGTTGGATGCAACAACCAGGGGGGGATTGACTGAGTGCTGCCCCTGGAGTGCTGCATCCATAGCACCATACCACTGCCAGGTCGCAGCCGTCACACTACCAGCCTCTACCCCTTTGCCCGTGGGTGGGTCCCTAAGCTCCTAAAATCAGGATGTTGACAACAACTCTGTGAAACTAATAGCTCAAATGATTTTGCAGTTCTAAAGCTCAGGGTTCATGTATAATACAAATAGAGAAACAAGTAGTTAccttgtatttatcttttaaattgttccactttttttttgcctgtttgGATGTTAAGGCAAGGCCAGAAGTGGTGATAAAGTCCCTGGTgttaacagaaaacagaaatgtatCAACAATAGTCATTATGAATGGAAACTGTGCAAATCTAGCACCAACACTTCCCCAGACGAATAGGAAATAATACAAGCTCTCAAAATCAATACTCACTCCCATCCACTTCTGGCCGAGTTTCTTCTCCCCGTGAAATGGCTCTCGTTGGCGGCCCTCCACTCAATGAGGGCTCTGGTTTCCTCAGACGTCCCTTGATTAAAATAGGGTGTAATTGTTAGTTTTAATGTAGAAATAAACATTGGAACAAGTCTGAACAAAAAGGGATTAAGGTACGCAAACACTTTAGTGAAAGGTAAAACGCCTGCCCTACTACAATCAATACTTAATACTGTAAATATACAAAGTTAAGCACTTTAGTTCCGCCAAACTGATAAGCCTGTTAATAACTGAGACCAAGCTTGCCCGTTATATAAGCCTGCCCCAAAACGAATTATATCGCATGTGTAACCGATGCAGAAATATCACAGCCAGCAGCAAATCTTAAAAGAACTTTTCGGCGGGGTATTATGAGCTGTAGCGTTACAGTGGGA
This window contains:
- the LOC117821960 gene encoding uncharacterized protein LOC117821960; its protein translation is MHRMVTCVDLGQQRIPECISLQPAGAMAEEKTHNWTSEETRALIEWRAANESHFTGRRNSARSGWEDFITTSGLALTSKQAKKKWNNLKDKYKELRDPPTGKGVEAGSVTAATWQWYGAMDAALQGQHSVNPPLVVASNLTATTGGTVSTPASAPSAAEASVSQPPRKRTRDREDLLAFMKEQAERDEQREREALAREEERQRAANEQAERYLALFEKLLNVVQDPCCSKQHLYAAT
- the LOC117811697 gene encoding putative nuclease HARBI1, translating into MVNAHVPILASFFSGADLKPAFRLSRDSFKLLMQMLPGEKTHGWGRDIEVLVTLYWLACGASYRVTADVFSMPLATVCRIVHNLVEALMTILHRVIHFPKPEEMEEVGAGFVCLAGHEAFRHAAGAIDGCHIRIVPPAEPQKKYYYNRKLFPSILLQGICNAKGAFVDVYIGNPGSVHDALVLRRSPMYRQALYPPDGYFLLGDGGYPCLHHPVAIMTPFRQPIASQVEARFNRHHARARSIIERTFGILKTRWRSIFLRALEIRPLFVPKVVAACCILHNICVAAGDILDLDEEEEEEEVPVPDDSEDDADNADTEERALSGNVVRGRLAAQISAPEALPVFLGEHDYI